In one window of Tumebacillus algifaecis DNA:
- a CDS encoding amino acid adenylation domain-containing protein: protein MSERCIYRMIEEQAARTPDRVAVVSGTERLTYRELNRSANRLAEELRANGVQQETLVGICSDRSVQLMIGLLGIWKAGGAYVPLDPTYPAERLAHIMGLADVQLVVTQRTLEDALPPHGAKTLWLDEIKGANSANYDQNVVNDASPNSLAYVIFTSGSTGKPKGVAVEHRSVYHLLQALTEQLEIGEDDVHLCLASFAFDMSVLDFYQPLMLGGTLIIGERSLAGDGAALRAVLETQGVSLLQATPITWHLLLDAGWQGNPKLRAITGGEALSVPLAERLLQTGSQIWNAYGPTECTVWSTFQRVMTPEDAQLIGHPIRGVTAYVLDHNLQPVAIGEPGELFIGGLQVTRGYHGAPDLTAERFLPDVSSGESEERMYRTGDLVKWMPDGALAFIGRVDHQIKIRGYRVELGEIERVLEEAPAVRQSAVVLREDVPGEQRLVAYVMAEQEAVYVPSALRAFLAARLPEFMVPTRYVLMTEMPVTPNGKIDRKALPQPEQGRPELSVAYVGPSTPQERDVAAVWEEVLGIVPIGMDDRLAELGVHSLQVTQAAARLRERLSVELTVRDLFMTETVGEVARLVGERSGTELAVPLLPIPKGECGTASVSFAQQRLWFLDRLQPGTAVYNIPVAIEMQGCVDVTALNESLTEIVRRHESLRTVFAEVDGEPLQVICDAQPIRLRAEKLTREEATGAVNAEASTPFDLSRGPLFRARLFQLAAEEHLLVLTMHHIIADGWSQGILYEELAAWYTFFTQKTAARPPAMAVQYADFSAWQRAWLSGERLDGQLSYWKEKLGGTLPVAQLPSDRPRPSQPSQRGKLKTYRLDFQLLSGLQELSRREGATLYMTLLAAFQTLLYRYSGETDIIVGSPVAGRSHPAVEKLIGFFVNTLVLRTDLQSNPSFTELLKRVRVTVLEAMAHGDVPFERLVEELQPERSAGISPLCQVMFALQNVPMTQLNLPGLTATVTDLDSGTAKFDLTVMMTEEADGLFTQVEYSTDLFEEATIDRMMAHFCEMLQGIVQQPDLAISTLPLLTAEEREQVLYGWNDTQVAFPEQLLLHQLFEEQAKRTPDDIAAVYGAQTITYRDLDEQGNRLAHKLIALGVGPDVAVGVCVERSLELVVALIGILKAGGAYVPLDTDAPTARIGQILSDANAPVCLIHSAFRDKMPQGMAVEYVELDSAETLHGDLATAPHTAVNSEHLVSIYYTSGSTGQPKGVSSTHKGWVNRMLWMQRHYRLQAGETVLQKTTLTFDDAACEFFWPLMVGGRIALMEPGLHKDPRAIVEAAISYQAAFITFVPSMLALFVDAVTAEDRAKLQSLRHVGSSGEALRSDLVRAFQERVGCELHNTWGATEVSIDSTVHTCTEADTQESEIVSVGRPLDNNRCYVLDANLQPVPVGVPGDLYLAGVGLARGYLNDPEKTAAAFIPDPFVSGERMYKTGDRGYFRRDGQIMFLGRRDDQIKVRGQRVEIGEIEAVLATHPDLEQSAVKAFQGGDGYRLVAYCVPREDGAERVTPEALRAYMSERLPNYLVPWRFVKLDTALPTTISGKIDRKALPDPGEERPDLHVSFTAPKTEAQQVIAEIWQELLNVKQVGIYDNFFDLGGHSLTATRILSRINRRLEVHLPLKVLFEAPTIAGLSEQVEELRGTKVTLSAIERLAVQADYELSHAQKRFWFQYLIDPLNACGGVSAKRIQGPLDHHRFLHAYEALCDRHSIMRATFAERDGMPVQIVHEKLERPITYTDLTDRPVAQRWEQLAAAVKREQKTPFDFREEPAFRAGLYKLEEQDYLLLLTLHPIAYDSWSEAVFMQDLSQLYQAEPHDAALPNAVQYSDYAAWQNNLLATGQLEAQRTYWAEQLQHEVSATELPRDDLPPAAWSASDLLRSWQIDAALTAKLRELSAAQGTTMYVLLLAGFKIWLSLLSGQDQVTLCAPLSGRSHPDLEGVLGVLVNPVAMRTDLSGNLSGYQAIEQVKRSAIGAYAHQDYPFDLVLQDLRAKGLAVAPLYTVVFVGQNAHIDEIVLEAGVTLTNRSLPELFAPWNLEVQDFVHNRFDGDPSVQLDLHVDVYEGEHDIQVLTRFHPLRFSGETIERFLEQYTRVLAQLVEDPSLRLSQMQIAAEAEFELDELF, encoded by the coding sequence ATGAGCGAACGATGCATCTATCGGATGATTGAAGAGCAAGCTGCGCGAACGCCCGATCGTGTGGCGGTGGTGAGCGGAACTGAACGCTTGACCTATCGCGAATTGAATCGATCGGCAAACCGTCTGGCCGAAGAGTTACGTGCGAACGGCGTACAACAAGAGACGCTGGTCGGAATTTGCTCAGACCGCTCCGTGCAGTTGATGATCGGTCTGCTCGGTATTTGGAAAGCGGGCGGAGCGTACGTGCCGCTTGATCCGACCTATCCGGCCGAGCGACTGGCACACATCATGGGATTGGCAGATGTGCAGTTGGTCGTGACGCAGCGGACCTTGGAGGACGCGTTGCCGCCGCATGGGGCGAAGACCTTGTGGCTCGATGAGATAAAGGGAGCGAACTCTGCAAATTACGATCAGAATGTGGTGAACGATGCATCGCCAAACTCCTTGGCTTATGTGATTTTTACATCGGGCTCGACAGGAAAGCCGAAAGGAGTGGCTGTCGAACACCGTTCTGTCTATCATCTGTTGCAAGCTTTGACCGAGCAGTTGGAGATCGGGGAGGATGATGTCCATCTCTGCCTCGCTTCGTTTGCTTTCGATATGTCGGTACTCGATTTTTACCAGCCGTTGATGCTTGGCGGCACTTTGATCATCGGGGAACGGAGCTTGGCAGGCGATGGGGCTGCCCTGCGCGCCGTGTTGGAGACACAGGGCGTGTCGCTGCTCCAAGCGACGCCGATCACGTGGCATCTACTGCTCGATGCAGGCTGGCAGGGTAATCCGAAACTGCGTGCGATCACTGGCGGCGAGGCGTTGTCGGTGCCGTTGGCTGAGCGATTGTTGCAGACAGGTTCGCAAATTTGGAACGCGTACGGCCCGACAGAATGTACGGTGTGGTCAACCTTTCAGCGAGTGATGACTCCAGAGGATGCACAATTGATCGGGCATCCGATCCGAGGCGTTACAGCGTATGTGCTGGATCACAATTTGCAGCCGGTCGCAATCGGTGAACCGGGGGAACTGTTCATTGGCGGATTGCAGGTGACACGCGGGTATCACGGTGCGCCCGATCTAACAGCGGAGCGTTTTCTGCCCGATGTGAGCTCGGGTGAGTCGGAGGAGCGGATGTATCGCACGGGGGATTTGGTGAAGTGGATGCCAGATGGCGCGTTGGCGTTTATCGGACGTGTCGATCATCAGATCAAGATCCGCGGCTACCGCGTGGAACTCGGCGAGATTGAGCGCGTTTTGGAAGAAGCACCAGCGGTACGCCAGTCTGCTGTGGTGCTGCGGGAAGATGTGCCAGGCGAGCAGCGATTGGTCGCCTATGTCATGGCGGAACAGGAAGCAGTTTACGTGCCGTCCGCTCTGCGGGCGTTCTTGGCGGCTCGTCTGCCCGAATTTATGGTGCCGACGCGCTATGTGCTGATGACCGAGATGCCAGTTACACCGAACGGCAAGATCGATCGCAAAGCGCTCCCACAGCCGGAACAAGGGCGTCCCGAACTCTCCGTGGCCTATGTAGGACCGTCCACACCGCAAGAAAGGGATGTCGCAGCGGTGTGGGAAGAGGTGCTCGGCATCGTGCCGATCGGGATGGATGACCGCCTAGCCGAACTTGGCGTACACTCGCTACAGGTGACACAGGCGGCAGCACGCCTTCGCGAGCGGCTGTCGGTGGAGTTGACGGTGCGCGACCTGTTCATGACCGAGACGGTGGGCGAGGTAGCTCGTCTAGTCGGCGAGCGATCGGGGACAGAGTTGGCCGTGCCTTTGCTTCCGATACCAAAAGGAGAATGCGGCACAGCCAGCGTTTCTTTTGCTCAGCAAAGGCTGTGGTTTCTCGACCGTTTGCAACCGGGTACGGCCGTATATAACATCCCGGTCGCCATCGAGATGCAAGGGTGTGTAGATGTTACGGCGCTGAATGAAAGTTTGACGGAGATCGTGCGGCGTCATGAATCGCTTCGCACCGTCTTCGCAGAGGTGGATGGCGAACCGTTGCAAGTGATCTGCGATGCGCAGCCGATCAGACTGCGCGCGGAAAAGCTGACCCGCGAAGAGGCAACAGGTGCCGTGAATGCGGAAGCGAGCACTCCGTTTGATTTGTCCCGCGGGCCTTTGTTCAGAGCGCGGTTGTTCCAACTGGCCGCCGAAGAACATCTGCTGGTGTTGACGATGCATCACATCATTGCGGATGGCTGGTCACAGGGGATCTTGTATGAAGAACTGGCCGCTTGGTACACCTTTTTCACACAAAAAACGGCGGCGCGTCCACCCGCCATGGCTGTGCAATATGCTGATTTTTCCGCCTGGCAACGGGCCTGGCTGTCCGGTGAGCGATTGGATGGGCAGTTGTCGTATTGGAAAGAAAAGCTTGGCGGCACACTGCCTGTCGCGCAGTTGCCGAGTGACCGCCCACGCCCGTCTCAGCCGTCCCAGCGCGGGAAACTGAAGACGTATCGGCTGGATTTTCAATTGCTCAGCGGATTGCAGGAGTTGTCCCGCCGCGAAGGTGCTACTTTGTACATGACCCTGTTGGCGGCGTTTCAAACGTTGCTGTACCGCTACTCGGGCGAGACGGACATCATCGTCGGTTCTCCTGTAGCTGGACGCAGTCATCCTGCGGTGGAAAAATTGATCGGCTTTTTTGTCAATACGCTAGTCTTGCGCACCGATCTGCAAAGCAATCCTAGCTTCACTGAACTTTTGAAGCGGGTGCGCGTGACGGTGCTGGAAGCGATGGCTCATGGCGATGTGCCGTTTGAACGACTTGTCGAGGAGTTGCAACCGGAGCGAAGCGCTGGAATCTCTCCGCTTTGCCAAGTGATGTTCGCGCTGCAGAACGTGCCGATGACGCAATTGAACCTGCCCGGTCTAACCGCAACGGTGACCGACCTTGACAGTGGCACTGCCAAATTCGACCTCACCGTCATGATGACCGAAGAGGCGGACGGACTGTTCACGCAGGTGGAATACAGCACCGACCTGTTCGAGGAAGCGACGATCGACCGCATGATGGCCCACTTCTGTGAAATGCTACAGGGCATTGTGCAGCAACCGGATCTGGCGATCAGCACACTGCCACTGTTGACTGCGGAAGAACGCGAACAGGTGCTGTATGGCTGGAACGATACTCAGGTTGCGTTCCCTGAACAGCTTTTGTTGCATCAGCTGTTCGAAGAGCAGGCCAAGCGGACACCTGATGACATCGCGGCGGTGTATGGTGCTCAAACCATCACTTATCGAGACTTGGACGAGCAGGGGAATCGCCTGGCGCACAAGCTGATTGCGCTCGGTGTCGGCCCCGATGTAGCGGTTGGCGTTTGTGTCGAGCGCTCGCTGGAGCTGGTTGTGGCGTTGATTGGGATCTTGAAAGCGGGCGGGGCATATGTGCCGCTCGATACGGATGCGCCGACCGCCAGAATTGGGCAAATTTTGTCCGATGCGAACGCTCCTGTCTGCTTGATACACAGCGCCTTTCGCGACAAGATGCCACAGGGGATGGCTGTCGAGTATGTGGAGTTGGACAGCGCGGAGACCCTACACGGAGATTTGGCCACTGCACCGCACACTGCGGTTAATTCCGAGCATCTGGTGTCCATCTACTATACGTCTGGCTCGACAGGCCAACCTAAAGGTGTCTCTTCCACGCACAAAGGCTGGGTCAATCGCATGTTGTGGATGCAGCGCCACTATCGCTTGCAGGCAGGGGAGACCGTTTTGCAAAAAACGACCTTGACGTTCGACGATGCAGCCTGTGAGTTTTTCTGGCCGCTGATGGTCGGCGGGCGAATCGCGCTGATGGAACCAGGATTGCACAAAGACCCGCGGGCGATCGTGGAGGCGGCGATCTCCTATCAAGCGGCGTTCATCACGTTCGTCCCGAGTATGCTCGCGCTGTTCGTCGATGCGGTGACAGCAGAAGACCGGGCTAAGCTGCAATCGCTGCGTCATGTCGGTTCATCCGGAGAGGCGCTGCGCTCCGATCTGGTGCGCGCTTTTCAGGAGCGTGTCGGCTGTGAGCTGCACAACACGTGGGGCGCGACAGAAGTCTCGATCGATTCCACAGTCCATACCTGCACGGAGGCCGATACGCAAGAGTCGGAGATCGTTTCGGTCGGACGCCCGCTCGATAACAACCGTTGCTATGTGCTGGACGCCAACTTGCAACCCGTTCCTGTCGGGGTGCCGGGCGACCTTTATTTGGCGGGAGTCGGTCTGGCCAGAGGTTATTTGAATGACCCGGAGAAGACGGCGGCCGCATTTATCCCAGATCCGTTTGTGAGCGGCGAGCGGATGTACAAGACGGGCGATCGCGGGTATTTCCGCCGGGACGGGCAGATCATGTTCCTTGGGAGAAGGGACGACCAGATCAAAGTGCGGGGGCAGCGTGTGGAGATCGGTGAGATCGAAGCGGTGCTGGCGACTCACCCTGATCTCGAACAATCGGCTGTCAAAGCGTTTCAGGGCGGCGACGGTTATCGTCTCGTCGCCTACTGCGTGCCGCGCGAAGATGGCGCAGAGCGTGTGACGCCGGAAGCGTTGCGGGCTTATATGAGCGAGCGCTTGCCCAACTATTTGGTGCCGTGGCGGTTTGTCAAATTGGATACCGCTTTGCCGACGACCATTTCGGGCAAAATCGACCGCAAGGCGTTGCCCGATCCTGGCGAGGAGCGTCCCGATCTGCATGTCAGTTTTACTGCACCGAAGACGGAAGCCCAGCAGGTGATCGCTGAGATTTGGCAGGAGCTTCTGAATGTAAAACAAGTTGGGATTTACGACAATTTCTTCGACTTAGGTGGGCATTCGCTTACGGCGACGCGCATTTTATCGCGGATCAACCGCAGGCTGGAGGTGCATCTGCCGCTGAAGGTGCTGTTTGAGGCTCCGACCATCGCGGGGTTGTCCGAACAGGTGGAGGAACTGCGCGGGACTAAAGTGACGCTGTCTGCGATCGAACGCTTGGCCGTGCAAGCCGACTATGAGCTGTCTCACGCGCAAAAGCGCTTCTGGTTTCAATACTTGATCGACCCGCTTAACGCGTGTGGTGGTGTCAGTGCCAAGCGGATTCAAGGGCCGCTCGACCACCATCGTTTCCTTCACGCCTACGAAGCGCTCTGTGACCGTCACAGCATCATGCGGGCAACGTTTGCGGAACGCGACGGGATGCCCGTACAGATCGTGCATGAGAAGCTGGAACGGCCGATCACATATACCGATTTGACCGATCGCCCCGTTGCCCAGCGCTGGGAGCAATTGGCCGCAGCAGTAAAGCGGGAGCAGAAAACACCGTTCGATTTTCGGGAGGAGCCTGCTTTTCGCGCTGGGCTGTACAAATTGGAAGAGCAAGACTATCTGCTGTTGCTCACCTTGCATCCCATCGCCTATGACAGTTGGTCTGAAGCGGTGTTCATGCAGGATTTGAGCCAGCTCTACCAAGCGGAACCGCACGATGCCGCATTGCCGAACGCCGTTCAATATTCGGACTATGCAGCATGGCAGAACAATCTGTTAGCGACGGGGCAATTGGAGGCGCAGCGAACGTACTGGGCGGAGCAGTTGCAACATGAAGTGAGCGCGACGGAACTGCCCCGCGACGATTTGCCACCTGCTGCATGGTCGGCCAGCGATCTGTTGCGCAGTTGGCAGATCGATGCAGCACTGACGGCGAAACTGCGGGAGCTTTCCGCCGCGCAGGGGACAACGATGTACGTACTGCTCTTGGCTGGGTTTAAAATTTGGCTGTCGCTCTTGAGTGGACAGGATCAGGTCACCCTCTGCGCGCCGCTTTCGGGACGTAGCCACCCAGATTTGGAAGGGGTGCTCGGTGTGCTGGTCAACCCGGTGGCGATGCGAACCGACCTTTCTGGCAACCTCAGCGGCTATCAGGCGATTGAGCAGGTGAAGCGCTCTGCGATCGGAGCGTATGCGCATCAGGACTATCCGTTCGACCTCGTGTTGCAAGATCTGCGCGCGAAAGGGCTGGCGGTGGCACCGCTGTATACCGTGGTGTTTGTCGGACAGAACGCTCACATCGACGAGATCGTGCTGGAAGCTGGCGTAACGCTGACCAATCGCTCCTTGCCCGAGTTGTTTGCACCTTGGAACCTTGAGGTGCAAGACTTTGTGCACAATCGCTTTGATGGTGACCCTTCTGTTCAACTCGATTTGCATGTCGATGTTTATGAAGGCGAGCATGACATCCAAGTCCTGACCCGCTTCCATCCGTTGCGCTTTAGTGGCGAGACGATCGAACGTTTTTTAGAGCAGTATACCCGTGTGCTAGCCCAACTCGTGGAAGACCCGAGTCTGCGCCTTTCGCAGATGCAAATCGCAGCAGAAGCGGAATTCGAGCTTGACGAACTGTTTTAA
- a CDS encoding MFS transporter: protein MSNTASFFRNRFVQVIVLSGLLLQIGIWVRNFAVLLYVMEQTNGDEVAVSMISVAEFAPIFLFSFIGGAYADRWRPKRTMIWSDVLSALSIFAVLGTLMTGYWQAIFFATLVSAILSQFSQPSMLKLFKQHVPEHQMQMGMALFQTMMSIFMIIGPFLGTLVFQNFGIKVSIGVMGIAFLASAAVLTMIPADKKEHNVAKDTSIFTEMKDGFRYVMSKPVLKILGGNFAAAGLALGIIQPLTIFLVTENLGLPKESVQWLMMTNGAAMLIGGGVVIGLTKKIPPHALLVIGMIAVTISTAVTGWSTNFVLTLCSQFLAGLFLPCIHIGVNTIMLKTTEEEFIGRANGILNPLFMGMMVVTMSLAGPLKKMFSLTTAFELAAGLFFIGMLLALPLFKLNLGAANATTEPPKPAEQP from the coding sequence ATGTCAAATACGGCGAGTTTCTTCCGCAATCGATTCGTCCAAGTAATCGTATTGTCTGGATTGTTATTGCAAATCGGCATTTGGGTGCGCAACTTCGCGGTGCTGCTGTACGTCATGGAGCAGACCAATGGTGATGAAGTTGCCGTCTCGATGATTTCGGTTGCCGAGTTTGCCCCGATTTTCTTGTTTTCTTTTATTGGTGGTGCCTATGCGGACCGCTGGCGTCCGAAGCGGACGATGATCTGGTCCGATGTGCTCAGTGCACTGTCCATCTTTGCAGTGCTCGGGACGTTGATGACCGGCTATTGGCAAGCGATCTTCTTTGCGACGTTGGTGTCTGCGATCCTGTCTCAATTCTCGCAGCCTTCGATGTTGAAGCTGTTTAAACAGCACGTTCCGGAACATCAGATGCAGATGGGCATGGCGCTGTTTCAAACGATGATGTCGATCTTTATGATCATCGGTCCGTTCCTCGGAACCCTGGTTTTTCAAAACTTCGGCATCAAAGTGTCGATCGGGGTCATGGGGATCGCCTTCTTGGCGTCTGCAGCTGTGTTGACGATGATTCCTGCCGATAAGAAAGAGCACAACGTGGCGAAAGATACATCGATCTTTACGGAGATGAAGGATGGCTTCCGCTACGTGATGTCCAAACCGGTGCTGAAGATTCTTGGTGGCAACTTTGCCGCTGCAGGTCTGGCCTTGGGGATCATCCAACCGCTGACGATCTTTCTCGTCACGGAAAATCTTGGTCTGCCCAAAGAAAGCGTGCAGTGGTTGATGATGACGAACGGTGCGGCGATGCTGATCGGCGGTGGTGTGGTGATCGGCCTGACCAAGAAGATTCCACCCCATGCCTTACTTGTCATCGGTATGATCGCCGTGACGATCTCAACTGCGGTCACCGGCTGGTCAACCAACTTTGTGTTGACGCTTTGCTCGCAGTTTTTAGCAGGTCTGTTCTTACCGTGCATTCATATCGGGGTGAACACGATCATGTTGAAGACGACCGAAGAGGAATTTATCGGTCGGGCCAACGGTATTTTGAACCCGCTGTTCATGGGCATGATGGTAGTGACGATGAGTCTTGCCGGCCCGCTGAAAAAAATGTTCTCGCTGACCACTGCGTTCGAGTTGGCGGCTGGTCTCTTCTTTATCGGGATGCTGCTCGCTCTGCCGTTGTTCAAGCTGAACTTGGGTGCGGCGAACGCTACCACAGAACCCCCGAAGCCTGCCGAGCAGCCGTAA
- the hutG gene encoding formimidoylglutamase yields the protein MSHEIPHLKTPDQAAFRDQMETKVARWISAWDGEEQLTAGVIGIPLSKPSISVSGASTTPAAIRTAFKSFTTYSLEYGVDLQSLAVRDLGDIEMHVTDNAESHRRIEASLRALYQKHPDLIPIIFGGDHSITCPSMKAFVDRHPGQKVGIIHFDAHHDVRNFEDGGVSNGTPFRGILESGIVDGKNIVQIGIRGFMNSKPYHDYVTGHGVTVYTARDVYRQGMETILTQALEIAGDGTDVLYVSFDVDVIDQAFAPGCPAIGTGGMNPWDAMDALYHLGTLPQVQGLDFVCIDPTVDVRNVTSRLAVQFMLTFLAGVSQRDVR from the coding sequence ATGAGCCATGAGATCCCGCACTTGAAAACGCCGGACCAAGCGGCATTCCGCGATCAGATGGAAACGAAGGTAGCTCGTTGGATCTCGGCATGGGACGGGGAGGAGCAACTGACGGCTGGCGTGATCGGAATTCCACTTTCCAAGCCGTCGATCTCCGTCTCCGGTGCCTCGACCACTCCGGCCGCCATTCGCACCGCTTTTAAATCGTTCACCACCTACTCGCTCGAATACGGGGTGGATCTGCAAAGTCTGGCGGTACGCGACCTCGGTGACATCGAGATGCACGTCACCGATAACGCCGAGTCACACCGCCGCATCGAAGCGAGCCTGCGTGCACTTTATCAAAAGCATCCTGACCTGATCCCGATCATCTTTGGCGGTGACCATTCGATCACATGCCCATCGATGAAAGCGTTCGTCGATCGCCATCCTGGCCAAAAGGTCGGCATCATTCATTTTGATGCTCACCATGATGTGCGCAACTTCGAGGATGGCGGCGTCTCGAACGGTACACCGTTTCGGGGCATCCTCGAATCGGGCATCGTGGACGGGAAGAATATCGTGCAGATCGGCATTCGCGGCTTCATGAACTCAAAGCCGTACCACGACTATGTGACCGGACATGGTGTCACCGTCTATACCGCTCGCGACGTCTATCGCCAAGGGATGGAGACGATTTTGACCCAAGCGCTTGAAATCGCAGGGGACGGAACTGACGTGCTCTACGTAAGCTTTGACGTGGACGTGATCGACCAAGCGTTTGCACCCGGTTGTCCGGCGATCGGCACGGGCGGGATGAACCCGTGGGATGCGATGGATGCGCTGTACCACCTCGGCACGCTACCACAGGTGCAAGGGCTTGATTTTGTCTGCATCGACCCGACCGTTGATGTGCGCAATGTCACGTCAAGGCTGGCCGTGCAATTTATGTTGACCTTCCTCGCGGGTGTATCTCAACGTGATGTTCGCTAG
- the hutI gene encoding imidazolonepropionase, translated as MEQLDLLVTGIGRLVTPPGDAPRFGAEMNEVIEIETAAVAIHEGRIVHVGTEAEVMENLRGVTIAETIDVGGRLVTPGLVDPHTHLVHGGSREHELALKRSGVPYLEILAQGGGILSTVTATRAASEEELYKKARKSLNEMLLNGVTTVEAKSGYGLTTTDELKQLRVAKQLHDTHPVDIVSTFMGAHAVPPEYKGRTEEYVDLIVNEMLPKIADEFLAEFCDVFCEHGVFTVEQSRRILMEGKRNGLMPKIHADEIEPLGGAQLAGEIGAISAEHLLAATDEGLQEMADNGVTPVLLPGTSFNLGLQNHARARDMIDKYNLPVALSTDYNPGSCPTESIQLIIALASLNLKMTPEEILTACTINAANALGRSTDIGSIKVGKRADLAIFDAPNIKYLPYHFGINHTFGVIKNGQVVVWERQIVQEEAR; from the coding sequence ATGGAACAACTTGATTTGCTGGTAACCGGCATCGGGCGGCTGGTCACGCCGCCCGGCGATGCTCCGCGATTTGGCGCGGAGATGAACGAGGTGATCGAGATCGAAACGGCGGCGGTGGCCATTCACGAAGGGCGCATCGTTCATGTTGGAACCGAAGCGGAAGTGATGGAGAACTTGCGTGGCGTCACCATCGCTGAAACGATCGATGTCGGCGGCCGTCTGGTCACACCGGGTCTTGTCGATCCCCATACGCACCTCGTGCACGGTGGCTCGCGGGAGCACGAACTGGCACTGAAACGCTCCGGCGTGCCATATCTGGAGATTCTCGCGCAAGGCGGCGGGATTCTCTCGACCGTCACAGCGACTCGCGCCGCTTCCGAAGAGGAGCTGTACAAAAAAGCGCGCAAGAGCCTGAACGAAATGCTCCTGAATGGCGTAACCACAGTTGAAGCGAAAAGCGGCTATGGCTTGACCACCACCGATGAGCTGAAGCAGTTGCGCGTCGCCAAACAATTGCATGACACGCATCCGGTCGATATCGTGTCCACCTTCATGGGTGCACATGCGGTACCGCCGGAGTACAAGGGACGCACCGAAGAGTATGTCGATCTGATCGTCAACGAAATGTTGCCGAAGATCGCCGATGAGTTCCTCGCCGAATTTTGCGATGTGTTTTGTGAGCACGGAGTGTTTACCGTCGAGCAGTCCCGACGCATCCTGATGGAAGGCAAGCGCAATGGCCTGATGCCGAAAATTCATGCCGATGAGATCGAACCGCTCGGCGGTGCGCAACTGGCAGGTGAAATCGGCGCGATCTCCGCAGAGCATCTGCTGGCGGCCACCGATGAAGGGTTGCAAGAGATGGCCGACAATGGCGTGACGCCCGTGCTTCTGCCAGGCACTTCGTTCAATCTCGGTTTGCAAAACCATGCGCGTGCCCGGGATATGATCGACAAGTACAACCTGCCGGTCGCATTATCAACCGACTACAATCCAGGTTCCTGCCCAACCGAGTCGATTCAGTTGATCATCGCACTGGCGTCGCTCAACTTGAAGATGACGCCGGAGGAGATTTTGACCGCTTGTACGATCAATGCGGCCAACGCGCTCGGCCGCTCGACCGACATCGGGTCGATCAAAGTGGGCAAGCGTGCCGACCTTGCGATTTTTGACGCGCCGAACATCAAGTACCTGCCGTACCATTTTGGCATCAACCACACGTTTGGTGTGATCAAAAACGGTCAAGTCGTAGTCTGGGAGCGCCAGATTGTGCAGGAGGAAGCAAGATGA